In Deltaproteobacteria bacterium, a single window of DNA contains:
- a CDS encoding citramalate synthase, with protein MKKVQLYDTTLRDGTQSQEVSLSVLDKLKVAEKLDEFGIHYIEGGYPGSNPKDKEFFELARKIRWKNSVMCAFGMTRRVGKKVEEDSMIRVILAAGTPVVTVVGKSWDFHVIEALRTTLDENLHAVKETIAYLKRHAGTVFFDAEHFFDGYKNNPKYTMKVLSAAADAGADCLVLCDTNGGSMPSEVAQIVREVRKATRIPIGIHTHNDGEMAVANTLAAVEQGATQVQGTINGYGERCGNANLCSIIPALQLKMGQEVLPKGQMKKLYTLSRFVAEAANMKHWLHQPYVGDAAFAHKGGMHVSAIRRHPKTYEHLEPEVVGNRRHVLISDLAGRSNILSKIQERGLKFNTKDPNTEKILDEIKELEHKGYQFEGADASFELLARRALGEHEPFFELKGFRVIDEKRSEGEAPIAEATIMIAVDGKVEHTAALGNGPVNAMDNALRKALEKFYPEVSEVRLLDYKVRVIQQTGTGSSVRVLIQSGDKESNWGTVGVSHNIIEASWQALVDSIRFKLWRTRRGQPGESGS; from the coding sequence ATGAAAAAGGTGCAGCTGTACGACACGACGCTACGGGACGGGACGCAGTCGCAGGAGGTGTCCCTGTCGGTCCTCGACAAGCTGAAGGTCGCCGAGAAGCTCGACGAGTTCGGCATCCACTACATCGAGGGCGGGTACCCCGGCAGCAATCCCAAGGACAAGGAGTTCTTCGAGCTTGCCCGGAAGATCCGGTGGAAGAACTCGGTCATGTGCGCGTTCGGGATGACCCGGCGGGTCGGCAAGAAGGTGGAAGAGGATTCGATGATCCGGGTGATCCTCGCCGCCGGCACCCCGGTGGTCACGGTGGTGGGAAAATCGTGGGACTTCCACGTGATCGAGGCGCTCCGCACGACGCTCGACGAGAACCTCCACGCGGTGAAGGAGACGATCGCGTACCTGAAGCGCCACGCGGGGACGGTGTTCTTCGACGCGGAGCACTTCTTCGACGGGTACAAGAACAACCCGAAATACACGATGAAGGTGCTGTCGGCGGCGGCCGACGCGGGCGCCGACTGCCTGGTGCTGTGCGACACCAACGGCGGATCGATGCCTTCGGAGGTGGCGCAGATCGTCCGGGAGGTGCGCAAGGCGACCCGGATCCCGATCGGTATCCACACGCACAACGACGGCGAGATGGCGGTCGCCAACACCCTGGCGGCGGTGGAGCAGGGGGCCACCCAGGTGCAGGGGACGATCAACGGGTACGGCGAGCGGTGCGGGAACGCGAACCTTTGCTCGATCATCCCGGCGCTCCAGCTCAAGATGGGCCAGGAGGTGCTCCCCAAGGGGCAGATGAAGAAGCTCTACACCCTTTCCCGGTTCGTCGCCGAGGCGGCCAACATGAAGCACTGGCTGCACCAGCCGTACGTGGGGGACGCCGCGTTCGCCCACAAGGGCGGGATGCACGTGTCCGCGATCCGCAGGCATCCGAAGACGTACGAGCACCTCGAGCCGGAAGTCGTGGGAAACCGGCGCCATGTGCTGATCTCCGACCTGGCGGGGCGCAGCAACATCCTCTCCAAGATCCAGGAGCGGGGTCTCAAATTCAACACGAAGGACCCCAACACGGAAAAGATCCTGGACGAGATCAAGGAGCTCGAGCACAAGGGATACCAGTTCGAGGGGGCCGACGCCTCCTTCGAGCTCCTCGCGCGAAGGGCGCTCGGCGAGCACGAACCGTTTTTCGAACTGAAAGGGTTCCGGGTGATCGACGAAAAGCGGTCCGAGGGGGAGGCCCCGATCGCCGAGGCCACGATCATGATCGCGGTCGACGGGAAGGTCGAGCACACCGCGGCGCTGGGGAACGGCCCCGTGAACGCCATGGACAACGCCCTGCGGAAGGCGCTCGAGAAGTTCTATCCGGAAGTTTCCGAAGTCCGGCTTCTGGACTACAAGGTCCGCGTCATCCAGCAGACCGGGACCGGCTCCTCGGTACGCGTCTTGATACAGTCCGGGGACAAGGAGTCGAACTGGGGGACCGTCGGCGTCTCGCACAACATCATCGAGGCGTCGTGGCAAGCCCTGGTCGACAGCATCCGGTTCAAGCTCTGGAGGACGCGGCGTGGCCAACCGGGGGAATCCGGGTCGTAG
- a CDS encoding ACT domain-containing protein, with amino-acid sequence VAYSKSEAKITVVKVPDKPGIAAKIFKPLSEANVVVDVIVQNVSVTGFTDLTFTVGRTDYKKAMKITEKVAREVGAEKVVGDDKIAKVSIVGMAMRSHSGVATKVFETLAGDGINILGITTSEIKISVLIEEKYTELAVRVLHGAFELGKPA; translated from the coding sequence GTGGCGTACAGCAAGAGCGAGGCGAAGATCACGGTAGTGAAGGTCCCCGACAAGCCTGGGATCGCCGCGAAGATCTTCAAGCCGCTGTCCGAGGCGAACGTCGTGGTCGACGTCATCGTCCAGAACGTGTCGGTCACCGGGTTCACCGACCTGACCTTCACGGTCGGCCGCACCGACTACAAGAAGGCGATGAAGATCACGGAAAAGGTGGCCCGGGAGGTCGGTGCGGAAAAGGTCGTCGGCGACGACAAGATCGCCAAGGTGTCCATCGTCGGGATGGCGATGCGTTCCCATTCGGGAGTCGCCACCAAGGTGTTCGAGACGCTGGCGGGCGACGGGATCAACATCCTCGGGATCACCACTTCCGAGATCAAGATCTCCGTTCTGATCGAGGAGAAGTACACGGAGCTCGCGGTCCGCGTGCTCCACGGAGCGTTCGAGCTGGGGAAACCGGCCTGA
- a CDS encoding helix-hairpin-helix domain-containing protein, with product MSLLPASDNVSARLGPLSLRQKYLLGKRIDINVATIEEISELPGISDVAARELVEERRRIGRFRSPEELLAVRGIKEKRLKKILPFLTGLPNN from the coding sequence GTGTCTCTGCTCCCCGCATCCGACAACGTCAGCGCCCGATTGGGCCCTCTCTCCTTGCGTCAAAAATATCTCTTAGGAAAACGGATAGATATAAACGTGGCGACTATTGAGGAGATTTCGGAGTTGCCGGGGATCTCCGACGTCGCAGCCAGGGAGCTGGTGGAGGAAAGGAGGCGGATCGGGAGGTTCCGGTCCCCCGAGGAGCTGCTGGCGGTCCGTGGAATCAAGGAGAAACGGCTGAAGAAAATCCTTCCATTTCTGACCGGATTGCCGAATAATTGA
- the cysE gene encoding serine O-acetyltransferase: protein MFERIRNDIKVIFERDPAARSVLEIFLCYPGFHAVRFHTLAHWLWKKDVKVLARFVSHIGRSVTGIEIHPGATIGEGFFIDHGMGVVIGETSEIGRNVTLYHGVTLGGTSWNKGKRHPTIGDNVIVGAGASILGNIRIGENSKIGSGSVVNREVPPNSTVVGIPGRIVYREGNVYNDPTGVAGTPDPEGKAIQCLTEQIQALEKKVEELSKERGEAKERTAERSAS, encoded by the coding sequence ATGTTCGAGCGGATCCGAAACGACATCAAGGTCATCTTCGAGCGGGACCCGGCGGCGCGCAGCGTGCTGGAGATCTTCCTCTGCTATCCGGGGTTCCACGCCGTGCGCTTCCACACGCTGGCCCACTGGCTCTGGAAGAAGGACGTGAAGGTCCTCGCCCGCTTCGTTTCCCACATCGGCCGTTCCGTGACCGGGATCGAGATCCACCCGGGAGCGACCATCGGGGAAGGGTTCTTCATCGACCACGGGATGGGGGTGGTGATCGGGGAGACCTCCGAGATCGGCAGGAACGTGACCCTCTACCACGGGGTGACCCTGGGGGGAACGAGCTGGAACAAGGGGAAGCGGCACCCGACCATCGGCGACAACGTGATCGTCGGCGCGGGCGCCTCCATCCTGGGGAACATCCGCATCGGGGAGAATTCGAAGATCGGGTCGGGGTCGGTGGTGAACCGGGAGGTCCCGCCGAATTCCACCGTCGTGGGGATTCCGGGCCGGATCGTCTACCGGGAAGGGAACGTCTACAACGATCCCACCGGCGTGGCCGGGACGCCCGATCCGGAGGGAAAGGCGATCCAGTGCCTGACCGAGCAGATCCAGGCGCTGGAGAAGAAGGTGGAGGAACTTTCGAAGGAGCGGGGGGAGGCGAAGGAACGAACGGCGGAGAGGTCGGCGTCGTGA